A region from the Vicia villosa cultivar HV-30 ecotype Madison, WI linkage group LG3, Vvil1.0, whole genome shotgun sequence genome encodes:
- the LOC131661783 gene encoding protein PAL OF QUIRKY-like: MESKPVNIKLLCSYGGKILPRSTDGELRYVGGHTRVLAVNRSISFSELIEKLREFCGSSVKLRCQLPKGDLETLISITNDEDLAQIIDEYDRASLKLTHPLKIRAVLSPPKSVLKVSPNPSSASSSASRSPYRSPYTSSESPPYAASYRIGRYSRSPRAPVGYSFGARNGSAKAYCYTGHQIERGPRPLYCGPRFNNYCH; the protein is encoded by the exons ATGGAATCTAAACCCGTAAACATTAAGCTTCTCTGTAGCTACGGTGGCAAGATCCTCCCTCGATCAACCGATGGTGAACTCCGTTACGTCGGCGGTCACACCAGAGTTCTTGCCGTTAATCGTTCAATTTCGTTTTCAG AATTGATTGAGAAGCTTCGAGAATTCTGTGGTTCATCTGTGAAATTAAGGTGTCAATTACCAAAAGGAGACTTGGAAACGTTGATCTCCATCACAAACGATGAAGATTTGGCTCAAATAATCGATGAATACGACCGTGCCTCGTTGAAATTAACTCATCCGTTGAAGATCAGAGCTGTTCTTTCTCCGCCGAAATCGGTGTTGAAAGTTTCTCCCAATCCGTCGTCTGCGTCCTCAAGTGCTAGTCGTTCTCCGTACAGATCACCTTATACTTCATCTGAATCACCACCGTACGCGGCGTCGTATAGAATCGGACGTTACAGTCGCTCGCCGAGGGCGCCGGTAGGGTACTCGTTCGGCGCCAGGAATGGATCGGCGAAAGCCTATTGCTACACGGGCCACCAAATCGAGAGAGGACCCAGGCCCTTGTATTGTGGGCCTCGTTTCAATAATTACTGCCATTAA